The Nocardioides sp. S-1144 genome includes a region encoding these proteins:
- a CDS encoding helix-turn-helix transcriptional regulator: MEFQELWDIDQVATYLGVPKQTIYGWRTTGYGPRGFRVGKHLRWHAATVIQWTLGLANET, translated from the coding sequence ATGGAGTTCCAGGAGCTCTGGGACATCGACCAGGTCGCCACCTACCTCGGCGTGCCCAAGCAGACCATCTACGGGTGGCGCACCACCGGCTACGGCCCCCGTGGGTTCCGCGTCGGAAAGCACCTGCGCTGGCACGCGGCGACCGTCATCCAGTGGACACTCGGGCTGGCGAACGAGACATGA
- a CDS encoding DNA adenine methylase, producing the protein MALTDADLAPLQIRAAGRSVAFSPLRYPGGKAALAGFFADVISRRGLTGALYVEPYAGGVGAGIALLRQGVVERLVVNDIDPAVYCFWKAVTEHSADLVDLVESAPLTVEYWREQKALYKAADESIPLELGFAFFYLNRTNRSGILNAGPIGGVNQNGNYKIDARFNRAQLVERLEEIGRLSDRIEVSSIDGQAVVERYAHEPNSFIYVDPPYVDMGGSLYLNAFTHRDHADLAETLSAASGANWVLTYDPSDFIRRLYRQFEVREYELSYSARRTGKASELLIASRPIAAMLSDVE; encoded by the coding sequence GTGGCTCTGACCGACGCAGATCTCGCGCCGCTTCAGATTAGGGCGGCCGGGCGCAGCGTCGCGTTCAGCCCGCTGCGCTATCCCGGGGGCAAGGCAGCCTTGGCAGGCTTCTTCGCCGACGTCATCAGCCGCCGCGGTCTCACCGGTGCACTGTACGTGGAACCGTATGCAGGCGGCGTTGGCGCCGGCATCGCGCTCCTGCGCCAGGGCGTGGTCGAGCGACTCGTCGTCAATGACATCGACCCGGCGGTCTACTGCTTTTGGAAGGCCGTCACCGAGCACTCAGCAGACCTTGTCGATCTCGTCGAGTCGGCTCCCCTCACGGTCGAGTACTGGCGAGAGCAAAAGGCCCTCTACAAAGCCGCTGACGAGTCGATTCCCCTCGAGTTGGGATTCGCGTTCTTCTATCTCAATAGGACCAACCGCTCCGGAATTCTCAACGCTGGTCCGATCGGTGGGGTCAACCAGAACGGCAACTACAAGATCGACGCTCGCTTCAACCGGGCGCAACTCGTCGAGCGGCTTGAGGAGATCGGACGGCTCAGCGATCGCATTGAGGTGTCAAGCATCGACGGTCAGGCCGTCGTTGAGCGATATGCTCACGAGCCAAACTCGTTCATCTACGTAGACCCGCCCTACGTCGACATGGGCGGCAGCCTCTATCTGAACGCCTTCACGCATCGCGACCACGCCGACCTGGCCGAGACGCTGAGCGCAGCAAGCGGGGCCAACTGGGTGCTCACCTACGATCCTTCCGATTTCATCAGACGTCTCTACCGCCAGTTCGAGGTCCGTGAGTACGAGCTCAGCTACAGCGCGCGACGAACTGGAAAGGCTAGTGAACTCCTGATCGCGTCGCGCCCGATTGCCGCGATGCTGAGCGACGTTGAGTAG
- a CDS encoding zinc-binding dehydrogenase, with amino-acid sequence MRAVVVDAAGSRPWVRDVPRPSAPAGGVVVRVVATGMCRSDWHAWAGHDEIAFPHVPGHELAGEVAEVAAGVARWSVGDRVTVPFVCGCGRCEWCRGGNAQVCPDQQQPGFTHWGSFAEHVALHAADTNLVAIPDQVTYATAASLGCRFATAYRALVGRARITPGQWVTVVGAGGVGLSAVMVARAHGAHVVVVDRNPRALALAAELGAEHTVLADGTDVPAAVRDLVAGGTDVAIDAVGSEQTCADAVLSLRRQGRLVQVGLLPPVGGHPRVPMERVIGWEIDVLGSHGMAAADYPAMMALIEAGTLQPHRLVGRTIGLEEAAALLPRFDRAESAGITIVDPSR; translated from the coding sequence ATGCGCGCCGTCGTGGTCGACGCGGCCGGTTCCCGGCCGTGGGTCCGTGACGTCCCGCGCCCCTCGGCCCCCGCCGGTGGCGTCGTGGTCCGTGTCGTCGCGACGGGCATGTGCCGCAGCGACTGGCACGCCTGGGCCGGCCACGACGAGATCGCCTTTCCGCACGTGCCCGGCCACGAGCTCGCCGGCGAGGTCGCCGAGGTCGCCGCCGGCGTCGCCCGGTGGTCGGTCGGCGACCGGGTCACCGTCCCGTTCGTGTGCGGCTGCGGGCGCTGCGAGTGGTGCCGCGGCGGGAACGCCCAGGTCTGCCCCGACCAGCAACAGCCCGGGTTCACGCACTGGGGTTCGTTCGCCGAGCACGTCGCGCTGCACGCGGCGGACACCAACCTGGTCGCCATACCGGACCAGGTCACCTACGCGACGGCGGCCAGCCTCGGCTGCCGGTTCGCCACGGCCTACCGCGCGCTCGTCGGGCGAGCACGGATCACCCCGGGGCAGTGGGTCACGGTCGTCGGCGCCGGCGGGGTCGGCCTCAGTGCCGTGATGGTCGCCCGCGCCCACGGCGCCCACGTGGTCGTCGTCGACCGCAACCCCCGCGCACTCGCCCTGGCCGCCGAGCTCGGCGCCGAGCACACCGTCCTGGCCGACGGGACCGACGTCCCCGCGGCCGTCCGGGACCTCGTGGCCGGCGGCACCGACGTCGCGATCGATGCCGTCGGGAGCGAGCAGACCTGCGCCGACGCCGTCCTGAGCCTGCGCCGCCAGGGCCGCCTGGTGCAGGTCGGGCTGCTCCCGCCGGTCGGCGGGCACCCCCGGGTGCCCATGGAGCGGGTGATCGGGTGGGAGATCGACGTCCTGGGCAGCCACGGCATGGCGGCGGCCGACTACCCGGCCATGATGGCGCTCATCGAGGCCGGGACGCTGCAGCCGCACCGGCTCGTCGGGCGCACCATCGGCCTGGAGGAGGCCGCGGCCCTGCTGCCACGCTTCGACCGGGCCGAGAGCGCCGGCATCACCATCGTCGATCCCTCGCGCTGA
- the aztA gene encoding zinc ABC transporter ATP-binding protein AztA produces MTAPTAPEPARPPGTPAARLVGVRVTRGGHDALLDVDLDVARGELTVLAGPNGAGKSTLVEVLARVLPPTSGQVVVEAGSVAFVPQRSAVPDRLPVTVREVVAMGTWGEAGLWRRVGPRGRERAREAVDLLGMTPLARRPFATLSGGERQRALLAQGLARGAGLLLLDEPTTGLDALSSRHIREAVAHQVAAGAAVVCVSHDPVVIDLADRVLHLDRGRVVLEDAASSPAAGTRRAG; encoded by the coding sequence GTGACCGCCCCCACCGCCCCGGAACCTGCTCGCCCACCGGGCACCCCCGCCGCTCGGTTGGTGGGCGTCCGCGTCACCCGGGGCGGGCACGACGCCCTCCTCGACGTCGACCTCGACGTGGCCCGCGGTGAGCTCACCGTGCTCGCGGGACCGAACGGCGCCGGCAAGTCCACCCTGGTCGAGGTGCTGGCCCGGGTGCTCCCGCCGACGTCCGGGCAGGTGGTGGTCGAGGCGGGGTCGGTGGCGTTCGTCCCCCAGCGCTCCGCCGTGCCGGACCGACTGCCGGTGACCGTGCGGGAGGTCGTCGCCATGGGTACCTGGGGCGAGGCCGGCCTCTGGCGTCGCGTCGGACCCCGCGGCCGGGAGCGCGCCCGCGAGGCCGTGGACCTCCTGGGGATGACCCCCCTGGCGCGCCGGCCGTTCGCCACCCTCTCCGGGGGTGAGCGGCAGCGCGCCCTGCTGGCCCAGGGCCTCGCGCGGGGCGCGGGGCTGCTCCTGCTCGACGAACCCACCACCGGGCTCGACGCCCTCAGCTCGCGCCACATCCGCGAGGCCGTCGCCCACCAGGTCGCCGCGGGGGCCGCGGTCGTGTGCGTCAGCCACGATCCCGTCGTCATCGACCTCGCCGACCGCGTCCTGCACCTGGACCGAGGACGGGTCGTCCTCGAGGACGCGGCGAGCAGCCCGGCGGCCGGGACCCGACGAGCCGGGTGA
- the aztB gene encoding zinc ABC transporter permease AztB, whose amino-acid sequence MPDLLEPFQLEFFQRAAVGGALVAVLCGVVGTWVVIRSMAFLGEALAHGMLPGVAVATVAGLPVVLGAAVSAGLMSLAVSLLQRRGRLSYDTSIALLFVAMLALGVIVISHSGSFATDATAILFGDILAISDADVRFLAGAALGTVLAAALAHRALLALAFDPRVAAVLGLRPALAQGLLVGLVTLAVVVSYQAVGSLLVVGLLVAPAVAASQWTQRIPTTMVLAAVLGVVAVLVGLLVSWFGATAAGSSIALSAIGLAALSWVVRVVGDAVLSAARTRATPAA is encoded by the coding sequence ATGCCCGACCTCCTCGAACCGTTCCAGCTGGAGTTCTTCCAGCGTGCCGCCGTGGGCGGTGCCCTCGTGGCGGTGCTGTGCGGCGTCGTCGGCACCTGGGTGGTCATCCGCAGCATGGCCTTCCTGGGCGAGGCGCTCGCGCACGGCATGCTCCCCGGCGTGGCCGTCGCCACCGTCGCGGGCCTGCCGGTCGTGCTGGGCGCGGCGGTGAGCGCGGGCCTGATGAGCCTGGCGGTCAGCCTGCTCCAGCGCCGCGGGCGCCTGTCGTACGACACGAGCATCGCGCTGCTGTTCGTGGCCATGCTCGCGCTCGGGGTGATCGTCATCTCGCACTCGGGCAGCTTCGCCACCGACGCGACCGCGATCCTGTTCGGCGACATCCTGGCCATCTCGGACGCGGACGTCCGGTTCCTCGCCGGCGCCGCGCTCGGCACCGTCCTGGCCGCCGCGCTGGCCCACCGGGCGCTGCTCGCGCTGGCCTTCGACCCCCGGGTCGCCGCCGTCCTCGGCCTGCGACCCGCCCTCGCCCAGGGTCTGCTGGTGGGCCTGGTGACCCTGGCGGTGGTGGTGTCGTACCAGGCCGTCGGCTCGCTGCTCGTCGTCGGCCTGCTGGTCGCGCCCGCGGTGGCGGCGTCGCAGTGGACCCAGCGGATCCCCACCACGATGGTGCTGGCGGCCGTGCTCGGCGTCGTCGCCGTGCTGGTCGGCCTCCTCGTGTCCTGGTTCGGCGCCACCGCCGCCGGATCCTCCATCGCCCTGTCCGCCATCGGTCTCGCCGCCCTGTCCTGGGTGGTGCGGGTGGTCGGCGACGCCGTGCTGTCCGCCGCCCGCACGCGGGCGACCCCCGCCGCATGA